In the Dioscorea cayenensis subsp. rotundata cultivar TDr96_F1 chromosome 12, TDr96_F1_v2_PseudoChromosome.rev07_lg8_w22 25.fasta, whole genome shotgun sequence genome, one interval contains:
- the LOC120273288 gene encoding receptor-like protein 33: protein MKKYPELSDPTIAVEYLQFSSSDRYQDSVTVTFKRLDLTYVKALGILRIIDFSNNRFQGSLPKSFGNLTALQMLNISHNNFTGPIPSELGNLVQLEELDLSCNQFSEEIPESLVFLHFLSFLDLSNNKLVGRIPLDSQFSTFSNTSFEGNTGLCGSPLSKQCADSSPPSPTFLFSESDHEPNWLFIFVELGFIVGLAIVFGSLMLWRSWRTWYFDRVDRLLGYHHS, encoded by the coding sequence ATGAAGAAATATCCAGAGCTATCCGACCCGACCATTGCTGTTGAGTATCTTCAGTTCAGTTCCAGCGACCGCTATCAAGACTCAGTCACAGTGACATTCAAACGCTTAGATTTGACTTATGTAAAGGCACTGGGAATTTTGAGAATCATTGACTTCTCAAACAATAGATTTCAAGGTAGTTTGCCTAAAAGCTTTGGGAACCTTACAGCGCTCCAGATGCTAAACATTTCACACAATAATTTCACAGGACCAATTCCATCAGAGCTTGGAAACTTGGTTCAATTAGAAGAATTGGATCTCTCTTGCAACCAATTCTCAGAGGAGATTCCAGAATCTTTGGTTTTCCTGCACTTTCTATCCTTCTTGGACCTTTCAAATAACAAGCTAGTGGGAAGAATACCACTGGACAGTCAGTTCTCTACATTTTCAAATACTTCTTTTGAGGGTAATACAGGATTATGTGGGAGCCCATTATCCAAGCAATGTGCTGATTCTAGTCCACCTTCTCCTACTTTTCTATTCTCCGAGTCTGACCATGAGCCAAATTGGCTGTTTATATTTGTAGAATTGGGATTCATAGTAGGCTTAGCCATAGTGTTTGGATCTCTGATGCTGTGGAGAAGTTGGAGAACATGGTATTTTGACAGAGTTGATCGGTTACTTGGCTATCatcattcttaa
- the LOC120273287 gene encoding receptor-like protein 7, with amino-acid sequence MNPRTVLLLVLVSLVSSRAHQCRSDQALALLQLKNDFSSMISFSPPWIPDTNCCNWDGVICDTASGFVISLDLSNHNISGEISSSLFELTSLRRLNLANNAFYGSPLPPVGFEKLGDLTYLNLSNSGFAGQIPSGISRLKKLVSLDLSTFFFEQGELNIPDLRVLIEGLSNLKELYLDGVVGEDEVNLYQKGNHASPPLFYPSRMQPTHGPLSPHHQSASTGVNLSNNSMDWCQVIAESTPGLQALSLSGCSLSGPIHESLSKLWNLSVIYLYSNNLSSEIPEFFGNFLHLNELGLSYCKLHGLFPNKMFQLKNLRVLELAGNSKLLGFLPVFPKHSPLESLDIGSTNFSGTLPESLGNLKSLKKLYLMDCHFSGLIPHSIGNLTQLVYLDLSLNGFTGAIPPLVGERGFQRLFFLTIT; translated from the exons ATGAACCCCCGAACTGTCttacttcttgttcttgtgagcTTGGTCTCTTCCCGAGCTCATCAATGTCGCTCGGACCAAGCATTGGCTCTTCTCCAGCTCAAGAATGACTTCTCCTCGATGATCAGTTTTAGCCCGCCATGGATTCCCGATACCAACTGCTGCAACTGGGACGGCGTCATCTGCGACACAGCATCGGGTTTTGTCATCTCCCTCGACCTCAGCAACCATAATATCTCTGGTGAAATCAGCTCCTCGCTCTTCGAGCTCACTTCCCTTCGAAGGCTTAATCTTGCCAACAATGCTTTCTACGGAAGTCCTCTTCCACCCGTAGGCTTTGAGAAGCTTGGTGATCTCACTTATCTCAACCTCTCCAACTCCGGGTTTGCCGGACAAATCCCCAGCGGGATCTCTCGCCTCAAAAAGCTGGTATCTTTGGACTTATCCACGTTCTTTTTCGAGCAAGGGGAGCTCAACATCCCAGATCTCCGAGTTCTCATTGAAGGGCTCTCTAATCTCAAGGAACTGTATCTAGATGGGGttgttggagaagatgaagtaaACCTGTATCAAAAAGG CAACCATGCTTCACCTCCACTCTTCTATCCTTCTCGAATGCAGCCAACGCACGGCCCGCTCTCACCCCATCATCAATCAGCATCAACAGGGGTTAATCTCTCTAACAATAGCATGGATTGGTGTCAAGTTATCGCCGAATCAACTCCTGGGCTTCAAGCTCTCAGTTTGTCTGGTTGTTCGCTTTCGGGACCGATCCATGAGTCTCTGTCCAAGCTCTGGAATTTGTCAGTAATCTATCTCTATTCGAACAATTTGTCTTCCGAGATACCTGAGTTCTTTGGAAATTTCTTGCACCTGAATGAATTGGGTCTAAGCTATTGCAAACTCCATGGGTTGTTTCCCAACAAAATGTTCCAACTGAAAAATTTGAGAGTCCTTGAGCTTGCTGGCAATTCAAAACTTTTGGGCTTTCTACCAGTGTTTCCAAAACATTCTCCTTTGGAGAGTTTGGACATTGGGAGCACGAATTTTTCAGGTACTTTGCCAGAATCTCTGGGAAATTTGAAGTCTTTGAAAAAGCTGTATCTTATGGATTGCCATTTCTCTGGACTAATACCCCATTCCATTGGGAACCTGACCCAGTTGGTTTACCTGGACCTCTCCCTCAATGGTTTCACCGGTGCAATACCTCCGTTGGTGGGGGAGAGAGGATTTCAGAGATTGTTCTTTCTCACAATAACTTAA